One segment of Ricinus communis isolate WT05 ecotype wild-type chromosome 8, ASM1957865v1, whole genome shotgun sequence DNA contains the following:
- the LOC8276657 gene encoding probable prefoldin subunit 5 isoform X3 — MASSKGGGAARIGEMEKMSVEQLKALKEQTDLEVNLLQDSLNNIRTATTRLEIASTALHDLSLRPQGKKMLVPLTASLYVPGTLDEADKVLVDIGTGYFVEKTMSEGKDYCERKINLLKSNFDQLIELASKKKMVADEVGAVLQAKLKQLAPAT; from the exons ATGGCGTCGTCGAAAGGCGGAGGAGCGGCGAGAATAGGGGAAATGGAGAAGATGAGTGTAGAGCAACTAAAAGCGTTAAAAGAGCAAACAGATCTTGAAGTCAATTTATTACAAGACAGCCTCAACAACATTCGTACCGCCACTACTCGCCTCGAAATTGCATCCACTGCCCTCCACGATCTCTCCCTCCGTCCTCAAG GGAAGAAAATGTTAGTGCCTCTCACTGCGTCGCTATATGTCCCTGGAACTCTCGATGAAGCTGATAAAGTACTCGTTGATATAGGCACTGGTTACTTTGTTGAG AAAACAATGTCTGAAGGAAAGGATTATTGTGAGCGCAAGATTAACTTGCTGAAATCTAATTTCGATCAGCTCATTGAG CTTGCTTCCAAGAAGAAGATGGTAGCGGATGAAGTTGGGGCAGTTTTACAGGCTAAGTTGAAGCAGTTGGCCCCTGCAACATAG
- the LOC8276657 gene encoding probable prefoldin subunit 5 isoform X1, producing the protein MASSKGGGAARIGEMEKMSVEQLKALKEQTDLEVNLLQDSLNNIRTATTRLEIASTALHDLSLRPQGKKMLVPLTASLYVPGTLDEADKVLVDIGTGYFVEKTMSEGKDYCERKINLLKSNFDQLIEDWLNRALTTSLLPLQLYKHEPFKSKCCHLRGVSFFSIVVSTYPSCFQEEDGSG; encoded by the exons ATGGCGTCGTCGAAAGGCGGAGGAGCGGCGAGAATAGGGGAAATGGAGAAGATGAGTGTAGAGCAACTAAAAGCGTTAAAAGAGCAAACAGATCTTGAAGTCAATTTATTACAAGACAGCCTCAACAACATTCGTACCGCCACTACTCGCCTCGAAATTGCATCCACTGCCCTCCACGATCTCTCCCTCCGTCCTCAAG GGAAGAAAATGTTAGTGCCTCTCACTGCGTCGCTATATGTCCCTGGAACTCTCGATGAAGCTGATAAAGTACTCGTTGATATAGGCACTGGTTACTTTGTTGAG AAAACAATGTCTGAAGGAAAGGATTATTGTGAGCGCAAGATTAACTTGCTGAAATCTAATTTCGATCAGCTCATTGAG GATTGGCTTAATCGGGCCCTTACTACCTCTTTGCTTCCCCTTCAACTATACAAGCATGAGCCCTTCAAATCAAAATGTTGCCATTTACGAggggtttcttttttttccattgTGGTGTCGACTTATCCTT CTTGCTTCCAAGAAGAAGATGGTAGCGGATGA
- the LOC8276657 gene encoding probable prefoldin subunit 5 isoform X2 — MASSKGGGAARIGEMEKMSVEQLKALKEQTDLEVNLLQDSLNNIRTATTRLEIASTALHDLSLRPQGKKMLVPLTASLYVPGTLDEADKVLVDIGTGYFVEKTMSEGKDYCERKINLLKSNFDQLIEDWLNRALTTSLLPLQLYKHEPFKSKCCHLRGVSFFSIVVSTYP, encoded by the exons ATGGCGTCGTCGAAAGGCGGAGGAGCGGCGAGAATAGGGGAAATGGAGAAGATGAGTGTAGAGCAACTAAAAGCGTTAAAAGAGCAAACAGATCTTGAAGTCAATTTATTACAAGACAGCCTCAACAACATTCGTACCGCCACTACTCGCCTCGAAATTGCATCCACTGCCCTCCACGATCTCTCCCTCCGTCCTCAAG GGAAGAAAATGTTAGTGCCTCTCACTGCGTCGCTATATGTCCCTGGAACTCTCGATGAAGCTGATAAAGTACTCGTTGATATAGGCACTGGTTACTTTGTTGAG AAAACAATGTCTGAAGGAAAGGATTATTGTGAGCGCAAGATTAACTTGCTGAAATCTAATTTCGATCAGCTCATTGAG GATTGGCTTAATCGGGCCCTTACTACCTCTTTGCTTCCCCTTCAACTATACAAGCATGAGCCCTTCAAATCAAAATGTTGCCATTTACGAggggtttcttttttttccattgTGGTGTCGACTTATCCTT GA